Proteins from a genomic interval of Dama dama isolate Ldn47 chromosome 1, ASM3311817v1, whole genome shotgun sequence:
- the LOC133059504 gene encoding olfactory receptor 52B4-like translates to MMTLNHTGVSHTVFRLLGIPGLEDQHIWISIPFFISYAIALFGNSLVIYIILTKRNLHEPMYLFLCMLSGADIVLSTCTVPQALAIFWFHAGEISLDRCITQFFISHSTFMSESGILLVMAFDRYIAICFPLRYTTILTHTLIGKIGITIFLRSYCTIFPIVFLLKRLNFCKNNIIPHTFCEHIGLAKYACNDIRVNIWYGLFVLMSTVVLDALLIFVSYVLILHAVFHMSSQDSRHKALNTCGSHVCIIILFYGPAFFTILTQRFGRHIPPHIHILLANVCVLAPPMLNPIIYGIKTKQIREQMAHIFFPKQK, encoded by the coding sequence ATGATGACTTTAAACCACACTGGTGTTAGCCACACAGTCTTCCGCTTGCTGGGCATCCCTGGCCTTGAGGACCAGCACATATGGATCTCCATCCCCTTCTTCATTTCCTATGCTATTGCCCTCTTTGGAAACAGTCTAGTCATCTACATTATCCTCACAAAGCGCAACCTTCATGAACCCATGTACCTCTTCCTCTGCATGCTGTCTGGAGCAGACATTGTCCTCTCTACGTGCACAGTCCCTCAGGCCTTGGCTATCTTCTGGTTCCATGCTGGGGAGATCTCCCTGGATCGCTGCATCACTCAGTTCTTCATCTCACACAGCACTTTCATGTCTGAGTCAGGGATCTTGCTGGTGATGGCATTTGACCGCTACATTGCCATATGCTTTCCACTGAGATACACCACTATTCTTACACACACACTGATTGGGAAAATAGGAATTACCATCTTTCTGAGAAGTTATTGTACCATTTTTCCCATAGTATTCCTTTTGAAAAGATTGAATTTCTGCAAAAATAATATCATACCCCACACCTTTTGTGAACACATTGGTTTGGCCAAATATGCTTGTAATGACATTCGGGTGAACATCTGGTATGGACTCTTTGTCCTAATGTCAACAGTGGTTTTAGACGCCCTGCTAATATTTGTTTCCTATGTGCTGATTCTCCATGCTGTCTTCCACATGTCTTCCCAAGACTCTCGCCACAAGGCTCTCAACACGTGTGGCTCTCATGTCTGCAtcatcattctcttttatggaCCTGCCTTCTTCACGATCCTGACTCAGAGGTTTGGTCGTCACATTCCACCTCATATTCACATCTTGTTGGCTAATGTCTGCGTTCTGGCTCCACCTATGCTGAACCCTATCATTTACGGGATCAAGACCAAGCAAATCCGGGAGCAGATGGCTCACATATTTTTTCCAAAGCAGAAGTAA
- the LOC133054508 gene encoding RNA polymerase II subunit A C-terminal domain phosphatase SSU72 like protein 3-like: MSFCPLKVAVVCTSNMNRSMEAHSILRKKGFSVRSFGAGSRVRLPGTARNLPVVYDFSTTYEQMRKDLARKDRERYTSNGILHILGRNERIKPRPERFQECRDRFDVIFTCEESVYDRVIEELWAQEQETCQPVHVINVDMDDNLEDATLGSLIICELCERLQQAEDMEGSLAELLLAAERKTGRSFLHTVCFY, encoded by the coding sequence ATGTCCTTCTGCCCGCTCAAGGTGGCTGTGGTCTGCACGAGCAACATGAACAGGAGCATGGAGGCCCACAGCATTCTCAGGAAGAAAGGTTTCAGTGTCAGGTCTTTTGGAGCTGGATCCCGAGTCAGGCTCCCAGGAACCGCACGCAACCTCCCTGTGGTTTACGATTTCTCCACCACGTATGAACAGATGCGCAAGGACCTTGCGCGCAAAGACCGAGAACGCTATACCAGCAACGGCATCTTGCACATCTTGGGAAGAAACGAGAGAATCAAGCCTCGCCCAGAAAGATTTCAAGAGTGCAGAGATCGCTTTGATGTCATCTTCACCTGCGAGGAGAGTGTCTATGACAGGGTGATAGAAGAGCTGTGGGCCCAAGAGCAGGAGACCTGCCAGCCTGTGCACGTGATCAACGTGGACATGGACGACAACCTGGAGGACGCCACCCTGGGGTCTCTGATCATCTGCGAGCTCTGCGAACGCCTccagcaggcagaggacatggaagGCAGTCTGGCTGAGCTGCTCCTGGCAGCGGAGAGGAAAACAGGAAGGAGCTTTCTGCACACGGTCTGCTTCTACTGA